Below is a window of Pocillopora verrucosa isolate sample1 chromosome 6, ASM3666991v2, whole genome shotgun sequence DNA.
TCTAATAAAATTTCACACAATTTCAAACAGGAggaggtatattttcaaatcTGTGTAGAGAATTTAGGATATTACTGTTGTTTCCTTTCTGGCTTTTCTGTTAAgttttctcattaaaattttacaGATAATATGTTACATCTGAGGCCATTGCGATAgataaattatcaaaatcaGAAATCCCTCACACGTTTTATTGGTCAGTATTGTGAGAGTCTTTGGGTCTAATTTCAAGGCTTTTAAGTTTTCAATATACCTCAATAATATGTTTAAAGAAGACACACTTGCATGAAAACCACATTGTGCAATGAGTGGCAAAAGTCTCAGCATGCTCtacttattttttaattttttcctaacACCCCATTCTCCCTTTTGTATGTTGTTAGAAAATGGTCACAAATCTCAGGCAATATATTTGGGGGAAGGTGGGGCTTGCAAGTAACTTTTTAGAGATGAAGCACAAGATTTCTGTTTGTTATGTTAATTAGAGGGTTGTCATCCACCTACTTTTGGCACTTATTGTACAGTGTAGGTATGGTTTCGTTGCTCCAAAGTTTTGCACAGATACAATATTACACTTTTGGGTGACCACATGTCAAGGTACAGTTCAGTGTCCCAATAGATACACAAAAGTATCCTAGAGAGTCCCAGGAGACTCTCTGCTAGATAGTTTCCTGCAAAACCATGATTTACAGGAACCTACATGTATCTAGCAGTTTGACATGACAGACCATGGTTTAACTCCACTAGacagcaattttgatttcaagtttaTAGTGGCTTGAACTGGCTGTAGGAGCACCTTTTGACGGCTGCTGGTTGCTAGCAGTCAGGGAAGATTGCTTAAACAACAAGCCCTCTTCCATTTCAGCAAGATTTTTTTGCCATTTCTCATAGGATTTCTTAATTTCTTGCTCTTACACCCAACCCCCTCTTTGGCTAATGGTCTAGGACCATTTCCATTAAATCTTTACCCATTTGCAGCTTACTTTTATATGTAGAGGTATAGCAGATATTACTATATGTGACTGAAACTAGGAGATGTTTCAGGACTGAAATCAAGAACCCTGATGTTTTGCTGCCAAAAATATAGTGGGAATTATAATTTATGGTGACACATAATTGGCCATTCACACTTTGGTGGgctaaagaaattgttttttaaaaacataatttattgtaaatagCTCCCATGAGTGTCAGCTTAGTTTAGCTGAAAAAAGAATGCAGAAAAATTTAGAGGCCTTTTGAAGGTGCACCAAATTTGTTAAGGCAGGCATATTAAACCACATACATGTATAATGGATTATAGTCCAGGGACTGTTCTGGTATAATTTGCACAATCATAACATGcatgaatttcatttgcatctGCAAGGGTTGCAAAGAATGTTTAAAAATCATGTATTACAACTTTTGTGTGTTGCTTATGACGTGTACATGCCATTGAATTATCCTTGaagtttacttgtgattgtttGATTGCTCTTAGTTCCAATAAATATCACTGGAATTAGAGGTGAACCAACTGTTCTTGAAGGTGACTACTTGCATTTAACCTGTGAAGCATTGAGTCGACTAAAACCGAACATCACCTGGACCAAAGAGAAGCCTGGGAACCAAGGAAATACTGGTGTGGTGCAAGAAGGAAAAGTGCTGAATTTAACAAACATCAACAGAACTGATGCAGGAACATTTACCTGTACAGCATACAATGGCTTTGGTAAACCAGAGAAGCGAACAGTTTATGTGAATGTTACTTGTGAGTATGTATTGGAAAAACATTGACTAATATTTAACAGAGATGCACTTTCCATATATTTTCTGTGTTGTAATGTATTGTGCTGTCAATTACTTTTATTGATGTTTGGCTAAGTACATCCATGCAGGGCTCCAAGctcattatttttcaaaaaaatcctTCAATCGTAAAATTGGCTGCTATAAAACAAACAAGCGAAAAAACTCACATTGAAGGGAGTATATTTCATGTTGCACTACATAATTAAGGTATTTGGTGAGCCAGATGCATGACATGATCACATCACTTTCATTTGCCAACTTGGTCAGTTCATTCCCATGCTGATTAAAAGATTGTAATAATGGTCAAGagagagaaaatgaagaaactgaTATATGAAAGCAGAAACAATTTAGTTCAAAGTTGCTGAGACCTAGCTGCAAATCATGTTTAATATGATTTTGAGAAACATCTCCTGTTAAAAATGAGCTGAAATACTGGTATTAAAGCCTTTGATATTGGGAATAACATCTTTTATCACTAGATATATAGTCACCATACTTCTTActaaaaaaatgaaggttaaAAGGTTAGGTTGGCTCTTTGTCAAGAATTTACTCCTCTCAAATTTTTAATCTTGTGTGGTGTTACTTTATAGAATACATGATGATTTATATTCACTTGCTTTTGGTTGCAAAGcatattgaaaataagaaatacctttaaaaacttctggaataaaaatgctgatgaaaacaaaattatgttttcattgcttggaAAATGTAAGTAGTCAGCTATTGTATGGAGCTTTTTCCTTAGTAGCATCCATGGAATGAAAGTGCCTCACATTTCAATATCATATGGTTACATATGAAATAGATGTGTCAGAAATGTTAACTACAGAATAATTCATTAATTGATGATTCGTCCAAGGATCGataaatttttcccctttttcccttcttttttttgtaatctgTCAGTTGGGAATTGGTaacttttgttgaaattttagttGCCAGATATATTTTTCACTCACTGTGACGACCATTAAATGGTTGCAGCTTGAAGCAATACCATGTTCCACAAGGTTTTCACCCACCCCTGTTAGTGtaaattccttttaaaattaaggTTAGATGTTGTGTTAAGAGACTCTAGTGGTCCACTGCTATTGTTCGCAAAATTATACTGATTCGAAAATCTTTAACAATTCAGTTCAACATATGTGGCAAGATTTCAGCTCAAGTATTTGAAATATCATCTCAATGGTTTCCTAAGGGTCAACCTGAGAAAGTTCTCTGTTTAATTATTGGATATGATGAAACTTTGATTAAAggtaatttatttaaaatgcatttatgaATGGCAAGAGtatcacccatttaacatccaGACAAAAGCAATTTCATTGACACCACGATACACAAATTACAAGAATGTTTTGCAAACCCATGTGAGTgaatctaacaaaaaaaaatcagactaTACCCTGGTAGATAAAAAGTACTCTCTTGTATCTAAGTGTACTGGTTGGGTTAGACCCCATACAGTAGCTGTTGAAGACATGTCACTCAGATGTATCTTTGAATAGATGCtattttttaatctgattttttattttccaattttatgcACAGATCCAGCTAAGATtgttaaatttcaaactgaGTATATTGTTGTTGCACAACAAAGTGTAACTCTTAACTGTGAAGCAGAAGGAAACCCTCCACTTACGTACACTTGGACTCCATGTTACTCAGAACAAGTCTGTGACAAGAATACTTTTCATATTTCACAAGTTACCCATGATACCAGTTATACCTGCAgggtggccaattcacatggACTTGATTCAAAAACTGCCAATGTCTGTAAGTCATATGTACATTGTTGTCAACATCTAACAGCTGTATCTTCATACATGCACCAACATGACAATTTGTTTGGGTTCTCAGAGATGATATAACCAGGTGTTAGCCTATCAGGTTATAAAAGCCCGAATAGTGCCTTTACTTTATATTGATGGATAACtctctgttttctttaaataattacaatgtacatgtacaccattgattattttattaaatgtaaaaaacaaagaaagcagtGCAATTAAACTTCAGATGGCTTATACAGGGTTGAGTATCAAAAGTAGAGAAAAACTATAGTCAGGGCTTCTTATAAGGTACAAGAAAATGGAGATGAGGATTTAGTTCTTTCATCTTTTAGTCATTGGCCAGACTGTTTCTCTCGTTCATGCTTAGCAAAAAAAGGACAGCAATACAATTTGTCATTTGACAAGCAGTCAATTCAAtcggaaaatgagaaaaatgatgAGAAGTTGACCAGTGCCTAAGATCGTGTTACAAGCTGCCTACTGAAATCAATGGACATCTCACTTGTCTCTATTAGGACCATTCTGAGGTTAAATAACCTCAGAATGGTCCtaaatttttatgaaacacTGGTTTTCAAATGGAATACCTGTATCAATAAATAGATTGAGTAAATCATGATCTTTTAGTAATGATTTTTCTCCTACTTCACAGACATTGGAGGAAATGTGATTAACATAACTATTGTCATCACAAGTGAAACATGTATAGATGGAAAATACAAACCATCCTTTTTACTGGAGAAATTTAAAGAACTGGTAACTCAATGTACATATAACTTAGATATTGCTGTTAAAGCTATTAAATAAACGTATATTAGTTTACATTGGAGGGATTTTTTCTCCCACAAATAAACTCTGTGCCAATGTTGAACTTCACTTGAtctattaaatttttaattatagtCGTCACTGAGTGTTGGTTACTTCAGGGTCAGGGACAGATGTGCTGGCTGTATTGTGATTAATAGGAAATTTGCTGGTGGAGAATGTGTggagaatatttcatttaattctaCCATGTTTCTTGAATTCCTACATTGCATGCAGTCTGTCAGAGTTCTGTCAAatcttgaacttgaaaagcttgCACAATCTTCttattattattcagtgttTGCTCATAGTTTGTATTAAGGGCAATAAGCTAAGAGGCCTGatgctttctttcaaaattaaaataaaagacaggtgacaagaagaagaacaattATTCATTGAAGTAGCACTATAACTGAAAGAAACAACTGATTAATACACAGAAACTGATTCTTAGCTGATGCTTGACAAAACAGCCATGTTCAATTTAATACATAATATTTGGTTTCATCCTCAGTTGGTCTTATGTGTGATACATGTACACTAACGTTTAGGACAAATGATTACTTGCAGCTTGAGGTGGCTTTTGCTGGTAAACCTGGCTTTGAAGGAGTGAAGATGATAAGGTTGAGGTATATGAATTAATGGGATTTATATGATTGCCAGTTATGTCTTATGTTATCTGTTTCCTATTTCATGTCACTTCAACCCTCAGTTAATGTCTGTCCTTAGGTGTGGAAGTATCATTGTTGACCTTGCACTGAAATTCAACTCCATCACAAAGGGAAAAGATGTTATCATAACACTTAATGACGCTGTAAAAGATGGAAAGCTGGGAGAGTTTAGTGTTGGTGCCATAAAAGGGAAAATACCTGATGTGGAACCAACAGATAGAAGTGCTACATCACCACTTGACGGGTCCTATGGGGGTAAGTCCTCATAACACTTCATACAAAAGTTTTGCAAGTTGATTTATGAATGTCCTTGCCTAGCTTGTACTTGGTTGTATttagtgcatttttttttggtgtgaaCAAAAGTAGTTTTGAAACTGTATTTGACTCAAAATTGGTACTGTAGCAGGTTTATACAGAGATCTGAAAACTTGGTGTATAATAGCaatgataacaatgacaatCACAACCAGACCCAATTTGAGCACTTAAAAAATAGGACAGTGCATGCATCATGTGTGCATACTTTTGTTTTGCATTTCGTCAAGTTAACTTTTGATTTCAATGCAAACATGTAGCAAATGTTCAAtatgtgtacatgtatgttttcCAATATCTCGTGCTTTTTATTTACCTAAACTCACTTTTGTTCAGTAGTTTTAGAACATgattcatttacatttttttctgagatgtGATGTGTGGCCTACATGAGTCCAAGAAAATAGCAGCCATGcttgttttcataaatttaactGAGTGTATTTTTTGTAGAATCTTCAGAGCTTCCAAGTGGGATGAACACAGGTAAAACATTCTTTAATGACAAATCCTGGACTTTGTAAATGTTAAGCAACGAGTAATTACATGTAAACCTGATTTAGTACACTCTAGACAGCTCTGACTTTTAGTTTCctgaaaatagaagaaaaaaacaattaccaTCCAACTGAATCAAGCTTTAATTTGAGTTGTGTTGTACACCTTTATACTCTTATATCTTTCTGGTTCAGGGTACAATTTTGTAGCTTTACTTTTAATGAGCTTTAAATATTTGTAATGGTGATTAGATCATAATCAtggttttatctttttctgtttcatttggTCTATGCGACAAACCCTGGCCGTGGAAAAAGGTGAGATCTGATTATGCCCAATTTTATCTACAAATATCCAAATGTTTCCTGACCATAAGAGGAGTGCAGAGGCAGATTCTTTATAATAAgatcattggaaaaaaattatctgaagttTAATTATCATGCATTGTAGGTACCATAGGTATTGTTGTTGGTGCAGTGTTTGGATCAGTTGCTGCACTGGCTGTTGCTGGAATATTAGTTTGGTGGACTTGCAGGAAAAAGAGGCACAACAGGAGAGGCACTGAAGGCAAGTGTCACATACATGTTATGCTCTCAAACGAACGCTAGTCTTGGCATCCCAGAAATatatcttttgtatttttccttttttctaggACTAAGAATAATCTTCAGTTCACTATCTGCTGCATTATGATCTTTGCTTAAgcgatttttgtatttttaacaggCAACTTTTAAAACAGTGTATTGTAAagtaataatttgttttattgttatcTATATATATAGTTATAGTTAAAAGACCTCGCATGACTTTGTACACTTTAAGACTAAATTTGAAGGTCATCAAACAGACTTTGCTTCGCTTGTGAGAGATAAATTTCGCTTGATATCgattatttattgttttgtttcagtatcctttaacttttctgttttgttgtgtctttttttttcacaacagAGGTGGCGATGAGCGGAAGGTGAGATTTTTATATTGAAATGTTGCTGTTTACTTGTGTTGTTCTTTTATGGCTCGattgttttaattcaaacaCCCACACTTGTTTTCACATGAATGTTTGATTGATCCAATTACCACTAACTTCAAGGCACTATTGCGCAGCAGAGATACCACTTTCGGACAATGAATTTAATAGTTGTTACTTGTATAGTAACCGAAATCTTGATGACCTGTAGAAaaactgggagaaaaaaaaaggaaccccAACAACTAAAAAGTGTATTTTAGTTAAGCTtattatatataaatatatatatatacatatatatatatatatatatatatatatatatttatataataagctcagttatgcacgcattctgattggttctcacttatgatctattggaggactgacgtatagatgacgtcattgttaaaacttctttaattctttattatataaaacaaatagattacaagttgccgtgcgtttgttcagtaatagatcacagaggacgtcaaaatttGGTAAGAACATCAATGACACACTCGtctgcgcctcgtgtgccacctttttgttcttaccacattttgacgtcgtctgtgatctgttactggACAGACGCACGGAAAgttggaatctatttgttaaatatataatGCAAGACTGTCACGTGTTAGTTCAGGCCTAAGTACTAGTTTTCTACGTGACCCCTATTTAAGTTGGGTGATCTTCCCTCGGTAATCTCACTGACTAATGAATAAAGAGCTGTTATTAACATTGTTATTATGAGTAATAGTAATAGAGCTGAGttgagtccaatttggtctgtaatcatgagtgatttaaaaaattggaaaacccTGGAGCAGGAGTGCGATATGTTAATTACAAGTTAATCAAAAGTAGGACAAAATATAAGAAACGATGCGTtgtatttaaaaacaacaagaacaacaacagCAGGTAACTCAGCAAAGTACATGACAACAGCGAATGCACATGACACGAACTATCCGATAACTCAGCTCATTAACAAGCATGCCACGTACACTGTCCCAGTGGAGCCTAATTAGGGCTTGTGTTCACGTTCGTGAATTTTatagttttaattattattattattattattattattattatcatcatcttgttatctttttcattatcattattataattatcattgcTCCAAAAGTATTCTGTTGCAATGATAGGTGACAGTTAAGGTAGTCTTTATAGGTTGACAAATTTGTATCGTTATATTTAGAAAGTTCATAGGGGTAAAGTCTGTTTTTCTTCGGCCGCAGGAAACCACTCAGAGTACATAATACTTTCCTCCACTGCTCGTAACTGGGGggaaatgaaactttcaatGCTTGAATGCAGAGGATGTGAAACCTCTGGctattaaaactgaaattcccTTGAGACAATCATTGACACATAAGAGAAGCTCAGGGCAAGTCTACTCTGCTCGTATGGTCTGACTGTTGGAGGGAGGTACGGCTACAAGTAAGCTATGACTGTAGCTGAGCCCATATCTTGTTTCCAGCTGCTTTTCTAACTGGACTAAATTGTCTGTTAGGATTTTACAGTAAGAGAGAATAGGTTTGTTTTGTAATATATTTGATTTGCTGTTTCAGAACATTTggaaattcaaataaagaaacaggAAGAAGAGGTGATGCGATGAAATCTTATATCTTCATATATAGCTACATTTACCTGTAGTCCTTGGTGCGTTTGTTTTTACATTGCTGTCTTTACTGAGAGTCTTCCCACAGTAGTTTACAGTTCATACCCGAACCCAGAAAGTTATGATCGATGCAGATTTTACGTCAATTattcattgatattttcaaataatagTGATTTATTTTCATAAGACAGCTGATTtgaagatttgaaataatttccgAGCAAGTTGAGTAGTTTGTTATCTTTTGTTGATTGAAAACAACTTTGTCTTTGAGATTGCAGTCGAATTGCCTAAACCTTCTCAAAGCTATTACATGGCACTGGATGACAGAAGTCGTTCACGAGTGATAGCAGATGCCAGTCCACTCAGCACTGAACAAATCAGCGAGTACGCTTCTCTTAATCTAGACACACGCTCTTGGGATATTCCTAGAGAACATGTGACGATAAAGCAGATCGTTGGAAAAGGTTcttttggtcaggttgctaAGGCAACAGCTGTTAATCTACAAGGAAGAGCCGAGAAGACGATCGTAGCAGTCAAAATGTTGAAAGGTACCAAGAAATCAAGTCATGTTTTACTTGATCTTTGAACTGGCTTAGAAGTTTGTCCAAATTGTTCcgttaattttaattttattctgCTTCTGCATAATTTCCAACCTCCTGTCTAGAGTAACCACTTTCTATATCACTAGTCCACAGTTATGTCCATAGCTTGAAGCTTGTTCTACTTGATGAAGCGATGGAATTTTAGGATGTAATTTAAACATTCCCCCTTAAATGATGGTTACAGTTTGGAGCCTAGGCGCTTTAcattgacaaagaaaagaaccTTCAATATCATGTATGGTAGGGTCGCGTGATATCtatttgtctgtctgtcttttcGTGTGTCTATCTGTACATCTTATCTGTCTAGCAATCTATATATTAATCTATAAATCTATAATCTATCTAGCTATCTAcctgtctatctgtctatctttCCATCTAtcaatctttctttatttcaatttatttatttctttatctatctatcttccAATCTATCAATCTGTCCATATGTCTATCTATCTAACTAACAATCTATTTTTCTATCTATCAATCTCTATATTTGTAATGTAATGATTTATCCATCTGTATACGTTTACCTAGATAATGGTATcattgaaatgttattcgaccATGATTGATCGGAAATCCTGTTGCAGAAAACGCTTCTGAATCAGAGAGAAAGGATTTGCTGTCTGAACTTGAATTGATGAAACAACTTAGACCTCATCCTTACGTTGTCAAACTTTTGGGATGCGTTACCAAGTCTGGAAAATACTGAAAAGCTTATTATCAGCTATGGTTAGCGTCaaaataaattagattttaaaGTATAGAAAAGTTTCGTTTTTCTCGGTATGTTGGCGTTTGAGCTTAAGATATCTTTCTTCTTAATTTATGTAGTATACCGTAATTATTCGACTTGGCGCCTAGGGCGCTTATTAGAGGGATTTAGCATGAGGACgagaacgtcatttcagaacgggaaagcgcgcggatagtctggacacgactctatttcgacttccgaTGTTAGCGTTGCCGTTTTCCCCAACAAGTTCAGGACGTCATAACGCTGGTTTTCCCGTCGCGATCAAAACGCCTGGGACTTGCGTAAATTTTGCGcttataaacgagataatgctgtttggaattatttcagaactcatttccaggataaccTAGTCCCTTCCTTTGGTTTATTCGGtgtattttgggaaaatttaccGCTTCATTTATGCTGAattcccgaaaggaaacacAATCGTTAGCAAGCGCCAGATCCAAGATTTTTAAGGCTCAGCACACTTGTAATTGAGCAAGGCTTAACACAGCGAAAGGGCtgttctttgatacatttctttaatcctgtatgaaaactctaagaatgAGATGCTGTTGATTTTATCATGaatcaattcatcaataaattaaacttgcttcatgttgaagtttatcaaaatgaaatatca
It encodes the following:
- the LOC131788424 gene encoding fibroblast growth factor receptor 1-A encodes the protein MDMLAGPVNASFRKRFSVSSTPQSVSLLISKVNTADDWSNGEFSCELNDLSAAKWRRAIQVQVVVPINITGIRGEPTVLEGDYLHLTCEALSRLKPNITWTKEKPGNQGNTGVVQEGKVLNLTNINRTDAGTFTCTAYNGFGKPEKRTVYVNVTYPAKIVKFQTEYIVVAQQSVTLNCEAEGNPPLTYTWTPCYSEQVCDKNTFHISQVTHDTSYTCRVANSHGLDSKTANVYIGGNVINITIVITSETCIDGKYKPSFLLEKFKELLEVAFAGKPGFEGVKMIRLRCGSIIVDLALKFNSITKGKDVIITLNDAVKDGKLGEFSVGAIKGKIPDVEPTDRSATSPLDGSYGESSELPSGMNTGTIGIVVGAVFGSVAALAVAGILVWWTCRKKRHNRRGTEEVAMSGRTFGNSNKETGRRVELPKPSQSYYMALDDRSRSRVIADASPLSTEQISEYASLNLDTRSWDIPREHVTIKQIVGKGSFGQVAKATAVNLQGRAEKTIVAVKMLKEPLFVLIEYVPFGDLLGYLRKSRGLNDTYYKDPDIKPQTSLTSQQLIKFAWQIADGMSYLSSIPVIHRDLAARNVLVGEEETCKVTDFGMARDVQEDNIYERKTRGRLPVKWTAIEALFYGKYSTRSDVWSYGVLLYELFTIGGSPYPRMDGRKIANLLQEGYRMPKPQHVDDKLYDIMKRCWKDDPNLRPSFEKLRNKFKEMENRHKGLINFKNYDDRLYVNVDDLAV